The Candidatus Nitrosoglobus terrae genome segment TAAGCACATCTTCTTTATTTGACCTCTTGTCTGTTTTCAATAGATTAAATTATTTTTATTACCCTAACCCCAAGACTTTAACGGCTAACAAGGTTCTACCGTTATTAGTTAGATTAGACTATATATGGGAAAGATCAAGCACTAGGGGTTGCGCTTATGTTATCCATAGCAATGAGATAAGAGAAAAGCATTAAGATAAAAAATCAAACTTTTTCATCTGGGGAAAGAAGTCTTGCTTTTTCCTCTAGCATCACTGGAATATCATCTCGAATAGGATAAGCAAGACGGCAAGCTTTGCAAATCAATTCCTGAGCTGTTTTTTTATAGACCAATCCGCTTTTACATATGGGGCAGGCCAGTATTTCAAGTAATTTTTTGTCCATAGGTTATCCTATTATTTCTGTATGTTGTTTAGAAGCCCGCTGTAATAAGCTTAATACTTGCTCGCCAAAGGATATAGGCAGAGAAGTGTTAATAGGTACATACCAATAGTTATCGCGAGCAAAACGTTCACATTTTACTGCATCTTTCTCCGTCATGAGAATTGGCTGATTATCGCCAAAGACAAGATCCTTAGGTTCAAAGCAGTGATGATCAGGAAAAAAATGTTGGCAAACGCTGATACCTAGTTTTTGTAGCTGAGTAAAAAATCGCTGTGGATTTCCAATTCCTGCCACACCATGTATTTCAGTACGCTTAAATTTTTTTAGAGCGCGTACCGTACGGCTTTTAAGGCAATGGGCTTTTTGAATATGTAACTCCATAGCAAATTCATTTTTTTGAGCATCACCGCTGTTAATTACGACTAAATCTACAGTTTGGATGCGACTTAAAGGCTCTCTTAAAGGCCCAGCGGGTAAGCAGTATCCGTTGCCGAAACGTCGCACTCCATCCACAACTAAGATTTCTATATCTCGACCTAGAGCGTAATGTTGTAGCCCATCATCTGAGAGCAAGACATTACAATCTGAGTGGGCTAAAAGCGCTCTGGCAGCAGCCACTCGATCGGGCCCTACCACGATGGGGCATGTAGTGCGTCGAGACAAGATAACGGCTTCATCACCAACAAGATTAGGATCGCTACTAGGATAGACACGCTGAGGATAATTTTGAGCTTTACCTCCATAGCCGCGGCTAATAATTCCTGGGTAATAGCCATGGTGTTGGAGAAATTGAGCTAACCAAATAACTAGCGGCGTTTTTCCTGTGCCTCCTAGAGTAAGGTTACCAACTACTAAAACCGGTATGGGGAGTCTCTGGACAGACAAT includes the following:
- a CDS encoding Trm112 family protein, with translation MDKKLLEILACPICKSGLVYKKTAQELICKACRLAYPIRDDIPVMLEEKARLLSPDEKV
- the lpxK gene encoding tetraacyldisaccharide 4'-kinase translates to MFDYKKIILNYWYSYHFSRWLLTPLSTLFRLVVILRRWAYVRELLSVQRLPIPVLVVGNLTLGGTGKTPLVIWLAQFLQHHGYYPGIISRGYGGKAQNYPQRVYPSSDPNLVGDEAVILSRRTTCPIVVGPDRVAAARALLAHSDCNVLLSDDGLQHYALGRDIEILVVDGVRRFGNGYCLPAGPLREPLSRIQTVDLVVINSGDAQKNEFAMELHIQKAHCLKSRTVRALKKFKRTEIHGVAGIGNPQRFFTQLQKLGISVCQHFFPDHHCFEPKDLVFGDNQPILMTEKDAVKCERFARDNYWYVPINTSLPISFGEQVLSLLQRASKQHTEIIG